One segment of Acidimicrobiia bacterium DNA contains the following:
- a CDS encoding LAGLIDADG family homing endonuclease codes for MDEAVSKGLRVERQFTREGEDVYESVQWSRRDSRISNPDGSIVFEMKDAEVPEGWSQVAADIMVSKYFRKAGVPQLDERGNPTFDDDGKMLTGPEGSARQVIKRLAATWRSWGETSGYFASDRDADAFEDELAYMLLHQMAAPNSPQWFNTGLAHMYGIKGTPQGFWYVDPDTEELLPSPDSYTRPAPHACFPAGTTITTRDGIKAIEKIEIGDEVLTHNGRYRRVSDVMQRQVDESLVRLGITGRIAKALTATGNHPVLAVRAGMPTTATPEWVVAADIQPGDHVVAAGDPASGELPQAVDLVATTDRESFYGTVYNFQVEDDESYVANGIVVHNCFINSVDDDLVNEGGIMDLWVREARLFKMGSGTGSNFSKIRAEGEQLSGGGKSSGLMSFLKVGDRAAGAIKSGGTTRRAAKMVILDVDHPDIETFIRWKAEEEKKVRALVAAGYSSDFNGEAYATVSGQNSNNSVRLSNEFIDAVLNDQDWELTARTDGSVMKTVKARDLWRQVADAAWQCADPGVQFDTTIQEWHTSPAGGRINATNPCFTGETRIATDKGLIQFRDLVRRAAEGESFEVYSHDATHPDAPVESVSLSRPTQIMVTGTNEIVKLEFSDGRVIRTTPNHRLFTSNRGWVRADELTAEDRVRLLDRAVDFGMAAWSIPVSSEASWYQARSSRRYAVELPAKWSEDFAHYLGWLVGDGSMTGKMATTIYGSGEEQQTAMLAHAELLTAMNGGMAPKPAAMTNGTYQLRVSRGAIRKFLVSLGVTQAKSAHKRVPCSIFEAPKPIVAAFLQGLFDADGTVVHRGDKSRYAGLGSTSEDLLRDVQQLLDTFGIRGRIYRTRAGGTQGFEYTTKLGEDRTYESIPMHDLRVTSTSLERFAAAIGFTLPSKRDRLEQLMVEAKRYASKDWSTLVGRRFDGFETTYNLTEPINHSYVAGGALVSNCSEYVFLDNTACNLASLNLVTFYDAATGGYDLEAYRHAIRLWTIVLEISVTMAHFPSAAIAQGSYDYRTLGLGYANLGSLLMQMGIAYDSDEGRAIAGAMTAILTGHSYSTSAEMAGVVGPFPRYAENAESMLRVIRNHRRAALGKDDFEDVSHKVVAIDQQLCPPEMLHEAHNAWNTALKLGETYGYRNAQTSVLAPTGCLVGGSLVPTERGLVRLASLGDVNGSQWQDLGLDVATDEGSRTATKFYVNGVEPVVTVETSRGYRIQGTPTHRIRV; via the coding sequence ATGGACGAGGCCGTGAGCAAGGGGCTTCGGGTCGAGCGTCAATTCACCCGCGAGGGCGAGGACGTCTACGAGTCGGTGCAGTGGAGTCGGCGGGACTCCCGCATCTCGAATCCGGACGGTTCGATCGTGTTCGAGATGAAGGACGCCGAGGTCCCGGAAGGCTGGTCCCAGGTGGCGGCCGACATCATGGTCTCCAAGTACTTTCGCAAGGCCGGCGTCCCGCAACTCGACGAGCGCGGCAACCCCACGTTCGACGACGACGGCAAGATGCTCACCGGCCCCGAGGGTTCCGCCCGCCAGGTCATCAAGCGCCTCGCAGCCACGTGGCGCTCCTGGGGTGAGACATCCGGATACTTCGCCTCCGATCGCGACGCCGACGCTTTCGAGGACGAGCTCGCCTACATGCTCCTCCACCAGATGGCCGCCCCCAACTCCCCGCAGTGGTTCAACACCGGCCTGGCCCACATGTACGGCATCAAGGGCACCCCGCAGGGCTTCTGGTACGTCGATCCTGACACGGAGGAGCTCCTCCCCTCCCCCGACTCATACACGAGGCCCGCCCCCCACGCCTGCTTCCCGGCGGGAACGACGATCACCACACGCGACGGCATCAAGGCGATCGAGAAGATCGAGATCGGCGACGAGGTCTTGACCCACAACGGCCGGTACCGGCGGGTTTCGGACGTGATGCAGAGGCAGGTCGACGAGTCCCTCGTTCGTCTCGGCATCACCGGACGCATAGCAAAGGCTCTCACCGCTACCGGGAACCACCCGGTCCTGGCCGTGAGGGCGGGCATGCCGACGACTGCGACGCCGGAATGGGTCGTGGCCGCCGATATCCAGCCGGGCGATCACGTCGTGGCCGCCGGCGATCCGGCGAGCGGGGAACTACCGCAAGCGGTCGACCTCGTCGCAACTACCGACCGCGAATCCTTCTATGGAACGGTCTACAACTTCCAAGTCGAAGACGACGAGTCGTATGTGGCCAACGGAATCGTGGTTCACAACTGCTTCATCAACAGCGTCGACGACGACCTCGTCAACGAGGGCGGGATCATGGACCTCTGGGTGCGCGAGGCTCGCCTCTTCAAGATGGGCTCGGGCACCGGGTCGAACTTCTCGAAGATCCGTGCCGAGGGCGAGCAGCTCTCCGGCGGTGGAAAGTCGTCGGGACTCATGAGCTTCCTCAAGGTGGGCGACCGCGCCGCCGGCGCCATCAAGAGCGGAGGCACCACCCGGCGGGCAGCGAAGATGGTGATCCTCGACGTCGACCACCCCGACATCGAGACCTTCATCAGGTGGAAGGCCGAAGAGGAGAAGAAGGTCAGGGCGCTGGTCGCCGCCGGCTACTCATCCGACTTCAACGGCGAGGCGTACGCCACCGTTTCCGGCCAGAACTCGAACAACTCGGTTCGTCTCTCGAACGAGTTCATCGACGCCGTGCTGAACGACCAGGACTGGGAGCTCACGGCGCGCACGGACGGATCCGTGATGAAGACCGTCAAGGCGCGCGACCTGTGGCGCCAGGTCGCCGACGCAGCCTGGCAATGCGCCGATCCCGGCGTGCAGTTCGACACGACCATCCAGGAGTGGCACACCAGCCCGGCCGGCGGCCGGATCAACGCAACGAATCCGTGCTTCACCGGCGAGACCCGCATTGCCACCGACAAGGGATTGATCCAGTTTCGCGACCTCGTCAGGCGTGCCGCCGAGGGTGAGTCCTTCGAGGTCTACAGCCACGATGCGACCCATCCGGATGCGCCGGTCGAGTCAGTCTCGCTCTCCAGGCCGACGCAGATCATGGTCACCGGCACGAACGAGATCGTGAAGCTGGAGTTCTCGGACGGGCGGGTTATCAGGACGACCCCGAACCACAGGTTGTTCACCTCTAATCGCGGATGGGTCCGTGCCGACGAGCTGACCGCCGAGGACCGGGTCCGGCTGCTCGATCGAGCGGTCGATTTCGGCATGGCAGCTTGGTCCATCCCCGTCTCCAGCGAGGCTTCGTGGTACCAGGCTCGGTCGTCCCGCCGCTATGCGGTGGAGCTCCCGGCGAAGTGGTCCGAGGACTTCGCCCACTACCTCGGTTGGCTGGTCGGCGACGGCTCGATGACCGGCAAGATGGCAACGACGATCTACGGATCCGGTGAGGAGCAGCAGACGGCAATGCTCGCCCATGCCGAGTTGCTCACGGCCATGAACGGGGGGATGGCCCCGAAGCCGGCGGCCATGACCAACGGCACATACCAACTGCGGGTCAGCCGGGGCGCGATTCGCAAGTTCCTCGTGTCTCTGGGCGTGACGCAAGCCAAGTCGGCGCACAAGCGTGTCCCGTGCTCGATCTTCGAGGCCCCGAAGCCGATCGTCGCCGCCTTCCTACAGGGGCTGTTCGATGCGGACGGCACCGTCGTCCACCGTGGCGACAAAAGCCGCTACGCAGGGCTCGGAAGCACTTCCGAGGACCTCCTGCGTGACGTTCAACAGCTGCTCGACACGTTCGGCATCCGCGGCCGCATCTACCGCACAAGGGCTGGGGGCACGCAAGGGTTCGAGTACACGACGAAGCTCGGCGAGGACCGGACGTACGAGAGCATTCCGATGCACGATCTGCGAGTCACGAGCACATCTCTCGAACGGTTCGCCGCCGCCATCGGCTTCACGTTGCCGAGCAAGCGCGACCGGCTCGAGCAGCTGATGGTCGAGGCGAAGCGCTACGCCTCGAAGGACTGGAGCACTCTGGTCGGCAGGAGGTTCGACGGGTTCGAGACGACCTACAACCTCACGGAGCCGATCAACCACTCCTACGTCGCAGGCGGTGCATTGGTCAGCAACTGCTCCGAATACGTCTTTCTCGACAACACGGCGTGCAACCTGGCCAGCCTGAACCTGGTGACGTTCTACGACGCCGCCACAGGCGGGTACGACCTCGAGGCGTACCGGCATGCGATCAGGTTGTGGACGATCGTCCTCGAGATCTCGGTGACCATGGCCCACTTCCCGTCGGCGGCGATCGCCCAGGGGAGCTACGACTACCGGACGCTCGGCCTCGGCTACGCCAACCTCGGCTCGCTGCTCATGCAGATGGGCATCGCCTACGACTCCGACGAGGGCCGTGCCATCGCAGGGGCCATGACCGCCATCCTCACCGGTCACTCGTATTCCACGTCCGCCGAGATGGCCGGGGTGGTCGGCCCGTTCCCGAGGTACGCCGAGAACGCCGAGTCGATGCTGCGGGTCATCCGCAACCACCGTAGGGCTGCCCTCGGCAAGGACGACTTCGAGGACGTCAGCCACAAGGTGGTCGCGATCGACCAGCAGCTCTGCCCGCCGGAGATGCTCCACGAGGCGCACAACGCCTGGAATACGGCGCTCAAGCTCGGCGAGACGTACGGCTACCGAAACGCCCAGACAAGTGTTCTTGCGCCAACGGGGTGCCTGGTGGGCGGGTCCCTCGTGCCGACCGAGCGCGGTCTCGTGCGGCTCGCCTCACTCGGTGATGTGAACGGAAGTCAGTGGCAAGACCTCGGTCTCGACGTCGCAACGGACGAAGGCTCACGCACCGCGACGAAGTTCTACGTAAACGGCGTCGAGCCCGTCGTCACGGTCGAAACGTCACGGGGCTATCGGATCCAAGGAACTCCGACTCATCGGATTCGGGT
- a CDS encoding CPBP family intramembrane glutamic endopeptidase translates to MERSPDARSLRSPRTSVILIAGATAWNVAQNRLLPRWSYVPGNVCGIGLIAYAARHAGISREQLGIDSRRPGRGALTGAMVAGVAAGVVWIGVRLRPGLFADTRVIGTRPAYEVLLRIPVGTASFEEVLFRGLLQAAWGSAGSSTAFGAWHVLPTLQTAAVNGLPRAPSAAAAVVVTVAAGRALASLRARYGLVAAVVAHAGINIAGYLAARAASSNR, encoded by the coding sequence ATGGAACGGTCACCGGATGCGAGGTCGCTTCGATCACCCCGCACGTCCGTCATCCTGATCGCCGGGGCGACGGCCTGGAACGTGGCGCAGAATCGACTCCTCCCTCGCTGGTCGTACGTCCCGGGAAACGTGTGTGGGATCGGCCTGATCGCATACGCGGCGAGGCATGCCGGGATCAGTCGGGAACAACTCGGCATCGACTCGAGGCGGCCCGGTCGAGGCGCTCTCACCGGAGCCATGGTGGCGGGCGTGGCGGCAGGTGTGGTGTGGATCGGGGTCAGACTGCGTCCCGGACTGTTCGCAGACACCAGGGTGATCGGCACGAGACCGGCCTACGAGGTGCTCTTGCGGATCCCTGTCGGGACAGCCTCCTTCGAGGAGGTCCTGTTCCGCGGCCTGCTCCAGGCAGCCTGGGGCTCTGCCGGGTCGAGCACCGCTTTCGGCGCTTGGCACGTGCTCCCCACCTTGCAGACCGCCGCCGTCAACGGCCTCCCTCGGGCACCTTCGGCCGCCGCCGCAGTCGTGGTCACCGTCGCCGCCGGTCGGGCGCTTGCCTCCCTGCGGGCGCGGTACGGGCTGGTCGCCGCCGTCGTCGCCCACGCCGGGATCAACATCGCCGGCTACCTCGCGGCGCGAGCGGCATCGTCGAACCGGTAG
- a CDS encoding MBL fold metallo-hydrolase — protein MGRFEQLTRRAFVRDLGKGTLAIAVLGVAACSEGGAGATTAAPDDESGTTSPPTASQTSTTTTIAPATTEPPGSTQPAGDGVAWERVDLGFVSAYLLVRGAEAAIVDTGVAGSVGAIEQVLASIELSWDEVGHVVLTHLHPDHIGSLGDVMTAADQALGYAGAEDISAMGASPRPIEAVGDGDTVFGLEIIETPGHTPGHICVLDPIGGLLVAGDALNGGGPGVLGPNADFTPDMATANESVKKLADLHFDTVVFGHGEPMIGGASDLVASLAGEL, from the coding sequence ATGGGCCGATTCGAGCAACTCACGCGCCGGGCGTTCGTGAGGGATCTTGGCAAGGGGACCCTGGCGATCGCCGTGTTGGGGGTCGCCGCATGCTCCGAAGGCGGTGCCGGAGCGACGACCGCAGCGCCGGACGACGAAAGCGGCACGACCAGCCCTCCGACCGCCTCCCAGACCTCCACCACGACCACGATCGCACCGGCCACCACCGAACCGCCCGGCTCGACTCAGCCGGCAGGGGACGGCGTTGCCTGGGAGCGGGTCGATCTCGGGTTCGTGTCGGCATACCTGCTCGTCAGGGGCGCCGAGGCAGCGATCGTCGACACCGGCGTCGCCGGAAGCGTCGGCGCCATCGAGCAGGTGCTCGCCAGCATCGAGCTGAGCTGGGATGAGGTGGGCCACGTCGTGCTCACCCACCTCCACCCCGACCACATCGGAAGCCTCGGAGACGTGATGACCGCCGCCGACCAGGCACTCGGGTATGCCGGCGCCGAGGACATCTCGGCGATGGGGGCGTCGCCACGGCCGATCGAGGCGGTCGGGGATGGTGACACGGTGTTCGGCCTCGAGATCATCGAGACGCCGGGCCACACGCCCGGTCACATCTGCGTACTCGACCCGATCGGCGGCCTGCTCGTCGCGGGCGATGCGCTCAACGGCGGCGGGCCGGGCGTCCTCGGTCCCAACGCCGACTTCACTCCCGACATGGCGACCGCCAACGAGTCGGTGAAGAAGCTGGCCGACCTGCACTTCGACACGGTGGTGTTCGGCCACGGCGAGCCGATGATCGGTGGTGCGAGCGACCTGGTTGCGTCGCTCGCCGGCGAGCTCTGA
- a CDS encoding YdeI/OmpD-associated family protein: MEPARSFRVTVAPGPGGRVLVPIPFDPDAAWGRKERHHVCGTVEGMGVRAVVERLDDGWAIALGAAWRRACGIGEGDAVQVSLAPEGPQRGDLPDDFRLALEAAPRAGAFFDSLAQFYRVAYLRWISATKRDPALRRQRISEVVGFLEDGIKQRPST; the protein is encoded by the coding sequence GTGGAACCGGCGAGGTCGTTTCGGGTCACGGTGGCTCCAGGCCCCGGTGGGCGGGTCCTGGTGCCGATCCCGTTCGATCCAGACGCAGCCTGGGGGCGGAAGGAACGCCATCACGTGTGCGGCACGGTGGAGGGGATGGGTGTGCGTGCTGTGGTGGAGCGCCTGGACGACGGTTGGGCGATCGCACTCGGGGCTGCGTGGCGCCGGGCGTGTGGCATCGGAGAGGGCGACGCCGTGCAGGTGTCGCTCGCGCCTGAGGGACCCCAGCGTGGAGACCTCCCCGACGACTTCCGTTTGGCACTCGAAGCGGCGCCCCGAGCCGGAGCCTTCTTCGATTCGCTGGCGCAGTTCTACCGCGTGGCTTACCTGCGCTGGATCTCCGCCACGAAACGGGATCCCGCCCTGCGGCGGCAGCGCATCTCAGAGGTCGTGGGCTTCTTGGAAGACGGCATCAAGCAGCGCCCGAGCACCTGA